A region of Culicoides brevitarsis isolate CSIRO-B50_1 chromosome 1, AGI_CSIRO_Cbre_v1, whole genome shotgun sequence DNA encodes the following proteins:
- the LOC134837148 gene encoding cholinesterase 1-like, with amino-acid sequence MRLFITFSCIFLSLFEVFLLIKAESLIVETSTGPVEGIRTPGKCKEANAWYGIPYAKPPVGELRYKRPVPVEPWSDILKTKKKPNACHQQLANDDPVDPGLFTLHREHLSEDCLYLNVVSPVEREGKLPVMVWIHGGSFTSGGTRMHLYDTECLSNYGEVVTVSIGYRVANLGFLYLGEDTAPGNLALLDQQLALKWIKENIENFGGDPDQITIHGQSAGGSSISFHLLSEGSKDLFKHAIVQSGAAYCPWSWISNERARENTKKFAARVGCTDTSSDEVLLKCLQEVDAQKLVESEEHPDVPEFPPTIDGLFIKKDPWTVQRETDFTGRSVMIGTTSEEGDVYGFSFLMKVGVDEKNIPQNVTEQNAKDVLDVVVDALSHDIPEGTAQKVLDFYAEKTNKNYFNVVSQGAIGDPLLDCPVNDFADGLAKNGAKVYKYVFAHHAKYSPWAQRGLGAAHCEELLFMFGEPLRKDAKLEFSLFEKLLAKRTIGYWTDFAKTGEVRRNMLQKWPLYDEKDKKYVQINLLGTSVEENFRGEYCEFFKNEL; translated from the coding sequence ATGAgactttttatcacattttcctgcatatttttatcactttttgagGTTTTCTTGCTCATCAAAGCCGAATCTTTGATAGTTGAGACATCAACAGGTCCCGTTGAAGGCATTCGCACCCCGGGCAAATGCAAAGAAGCGAACGCTTGGTACGGAATTCCTTATGCGAAGCCTCCCGTGGGTGAATTACGCTACAAACGACCTGTGCCCGTCGAACCTTGGAGCGACATtttaaaaacgaagaaaaaaccgAATGCCTGTCATCAGCAATTGGCGAACGATGATCCTGTGGATCCGGGACTTTTTACGTTGCATCGCGAACACCTGTCGGAAGATTGTTTGTACTTGAATGTCGTGTCTCCCGTGGAACGTGAGGGAAAATTACCTGTGATGGTTTGGATTCATGGCGGCAGTTTCACGAGTGGCGGTACCCGAATGCATCTTTACGACACGGAATGTCTCTCGAATTACGGCGAAGTTGTTACTGTTTCCATCGGATATCGTGTCGCAAATTTgggatttttatatttgggCGAAGATACGGCACCCGGAAATTTGGCGCTGCTGGACCAACAACTCGCTCTGAAAtggataaaagaaaatattgagaaTTTTGGCGGAGATCCCGATCAAATTACAATCCATGGTCAAAGTGCGGGCGGATCAAGTATCAGTTTTCATCTGTTGTCTGAAGGTTCAAAGGATTTATTTAAACACGCGATTGTCCAAAGCGGTGCTGCTTATTGCCCATGGAGTTGGATAAGTAATGAACGTGCACgagaaaatacgaaaaaattcgcTGCCAGAGTTGGATGCACTGACACAAGTAGCGATGAAGTACTTTTGAAGTGTTTGCAAGAAGTTGACGCCCAAAAACTCGTTGAAAGCGAAGAACATCCAGATGTACCGGAATTTCCTCCAACGATTGATGGATTGTTCATCAAAAAAGATCCGTGGACCGTGCAAAGGGAGACTGATTTTACGGGACGAAGTGTGATGATTGGTACGACATCCGAGGAGGGAGACGTCTATGGGTTTAGTTTCCTCATGAAAGTCGGCGTCGATGAGAAAAACATCCCGCAAAACGTCACCGAACAAAATGCGAAAGATGTtcttgatgttgttgttgacgCTTTATCGCATGACATCCCCGAAGGCACGGCACAAAAAGTTCTGGACTTTTACGCggaaaaaaccaacaaaaattacttcaacgTAGTGTCACAAGGCGCCATCGGAGACCCGTTACTCGACTGTCCCGTGAACGATTTCGCTGATGGCTTGGCGAAAAACGGCGCTAAAGTCTATAAATACGTTTTTGCGCATCACGCGAAATATTCGCCGTGGGCACAGCGCGGTTTAGGAGCAGCTCATTGCGAAGAACTTCTTTTTATGTTCGGCGAACCTCTGCGAAAAGATGCCAAACTCGAATTTTCgctctttgaaaaattattggcgAAACGAACGATCGGTTATTGGACAGATTTTGCTAAAACGGGGGAAGTGCGACGAAATATGCTGCAAAAATGGCCATTGTACGACGAAAAGGACAAAAAGtatgttcaaataaatttactggGTACTTCAGTCGAGGAAAATTTCCGAGGCGAATACTgtgaattcttcaaaaatgagTTGTGA